Proteins from a genomic interval of Nostoc sp. TCL240-02:
- a CDS encoding SDR family oxidoreductase, whose amino-acid sequence MTTLTGKIVLLTGASRGLGAYIARALAREQATVVCVSRFKSGLDITCTQIKALGGKAISIPFDIKNVAELSNLKQQINKVVGPVDIIINNAGIEIYRDFVDYSLEDIQSILTVNLLAATELTRLFLPSMLERRSGHIVNIASLAGKKGVPYNSIYSASKAGLVMWTDAMRQELAATNTNISVICPGYISETGMTVNSRVPAPWLAGISTPTDVANAVIRAIKKNKAEVIVNKNLLTENMTKLMFAIGQFFPEFVDSVYHHLDVVKLNKRRANVTNFTTDQSNIPVHHYGIYHKKS is encoded by the coding sequence ATGACAACTTTAACAGGTAAAATAGTACTTTTAACAGGTGCATCACGTGGTTTAGGAGCATACATTGCCCGCGCTCTAGCTAGAGAGCAAGCAACTGTGGTTTGCGTTTCTCGTTTTAAGTCAGGACTAGACATAACATGCACTCAAATTAAAGCCTTGGGTGGGAAAGCAATAAGTATTCCATTTGATATTAAAAACGTTGCAGAATTATCAAATCTCAAGCAGCAGATTAATAAAGTTGTAGGCCCAGTTGATATTATCATTAATAATGCTGGCATAGAAATTTACCGAGATTTCGTTGATTATTCTCTAGAGGATATTCAGTCAATATTGACAGTTAATCTACTCGCAGCTACTGAATTAACTCGTTTGTTTTTGCCAAGCATGTTAGAGCGGCGTAGTGGTCATATTGTTAATATTGCCTCTCTAGCAGGTAAAAAGGGAGTCCCTTACAACAGCATTTATTCTGCGAGTAAAGCTGGTCTGGTTATGTGGACTGATGCGATGCGGCAAGAATTAGCTGCTACTAATACTAATATATCGGTGATCTGTCCAGGATATATTTCTGAAACTGGCATGACTGTTAATAGTCGCGTGCCTGCTCCTTGGTTAGCAGGTATATCTACACCAACAGATGTAGCAAATGCAGTAATTAGAGCTATTAAAAAAAACAAGGCAGAGGTAATTGTTAATAAAAATCTATTAACAGAAAATATGACCAAACTAATGTTTGCTATTGGGCAATTTTTTCCAGAATTTGTAGATTCAGTTTATCATCATTTGGATGTAGTTAAGCTGAACAAAAGGCGTGCAAATGTGACAAATTTTACCACAGATCAGAGCAATATTCCAGTTCATCATTATGGGATATACCACAAAAAGAGTTAG
- a CDS encoding cyclic peptide export ABC transporter: MNLIRLLLRTSSLRLCFAILAGIFSGVTAAGLIALINTTLSQNQPSKTILIWSFVGLCLLRLIANFVSQVLLIQLSQKAILNLRVLLTRSILASPLRHLEQIGAHRLLAVLTEDIQTISNTVITVPFVCINIAIVIACLIYLSWLSKIVFLIGISFMFLGIFSYSLPMMKAMSFLKLAREQEDRLFKHFRSVIQGTKELKLHRRRRQAFLSEELHTTALSFRRHNVVGMSIFAAAASWGQVLFFVAIGLLLFIIPTINKIPNTILSAYALTIIYLISPLEYIMSMMPSITKALVALKKVESLGLSLANYSNEICDNVSLASDQYWNCLELVNITHTYYQEQKESNFILGPINLKFHPGELVFIVGGNGSGKSTLAKLISGLYIPETGNIYLDDQIIDNHNLEWYRQQFSVVFSDFYLFERFLGLDSSDLDIQTQKYLIQLQLDHKVKVNNRVLSTTDLSQGQRKRLALVTAYLEDRPIYMFDEWASDQDPVFKEIFYTQLLVELKKRGKTVLVISHDDQYFYLADRIVKLEYGQVKTEHLNIGKEQSNVFE, encoded by the coding sequence ATGAACCTGATCCGTCTTCTATTGCGTACTTCTTCTCTTCGCCTCTGTTTTGCAATTTTAGCTGGTATTTTCAGCGGTGTCACTGCTGCTGGTCTAATTGCCCTAATTAATACGACATTAAGTCAAAACCAGCCATCAAAAACTATACTAATTTGGAGTTTTGTCGGTCTTTGTTTACTTCGGTTAATTGCTAATTTTGTTTCTCAAGTTCTATTGATACAACTTTCACAAAAAGCAATTCTCAATTTGCGGGTACTTTTAACCCGAAGTATTCTTGCCTCGCCTTTACGTCACTTAGAACAAATCGGTGCTCATAGACTTTTAGCTGTTCTTACTGAAGATATTCAAACAATCTCTAACACAGTTATTACTGTTCCTTTTGTGTGCATTAATATTGCTATTGTGATTGCCTGTCTGATTTATCTGAGTTGGTTATCTAAAATTGTCTTCCTTATAGGTATTAGCTTTATGTTCCTGGGAATATTCAGCTATTCACTACCAATGATGAAAGCCATGTCTTTTTTAAAATTGGCTCGTGAGCAAGAAGATAGATTATTTAAGCATTTCCGTAGCGTCATTCAAGGCACAAAAGAACTCAAACTACATCGCCGACGACGGCAAGCATTTCTCTCTGAAGAACTCCATACTACAGCTCTATCATTCCGCCGTCATAATGTTGTGGGTATGAGTATCTTTGCTGCGGCTGCTAGTTGGGGACAAGTTCTATTTTTTGTTGCTATTGGGTTACTTTTATTCATCATACCTACTATCAATAAAATCCCTAATACAATTCTATCTGCTTATGCTCTAACTATTATCTACTTGATATCACCTCTAGAGTACATCATGAGTATGATGCCTAGCATAACTAAAGCCTTAGTAGCTTTAAAAAAAGTGGAGTCTCTGGGTCTATCATTAGCAAATTACTCAAATGAAATTTGTGATAATGTTTCACTGGCATCAGATCAATATTGGAACTGCCTAGAACTGGTAAATATAACCCATACTTATTATCAAGAGCAGAAAGAAAGCAACTTTATCCTTGGACCTATTAACTTGAAATTCCATCCAGGAGAACTTGTTTTTATTGTAGGAGGTAATGGTAGTGGCAAGTCTACCCTCGCTAAGTTAATTAGTGGGCTTTACATCCCTGAAACAGGAAATATTTATCTAGATGACCAGATTATTGATAATCATAATTTAGAGTGGTATCGCCAGCAGTTTTCTGTAGTATTTTCCGACTTTTATCTTTTTGAACGCTTCCTGGGTTTGGATAGTAGCGATCTGGATATTCAGACTCAAAAGTACCTTATTCAATTGCAACTAGACCATAAAGTTAAGGTCAATAATAGAGTGCTTTCTACCACTGACCTTTCTCAAGGACAGCGCAAACGTCTCGCTCTAGTTACTGCCTATTTAGAAGACCGTCCCATCTATATGTTTGATGAGTGGGCATCAGATCAAGATCCTGTATTCAAGGAAATTTTCTACACTCAACTTCTGGTTGAGCTAAAGAAGAGAGGAAAAACTGTACTAGTTATTAGTCATGACGACCAATATTTTTACCTAGCAGATCGGATTGTCAAGCTGGAATACGGTCAAGTGAAAACTGAACATTTAAATATTGGAAAGGAGCAAAGCAATGTTTTTGAATAA
- a CDS encoding condensation domain-containing protein produces MIYNRKLGRLEQAMEILNSRAKTWNIVTISRIKGYICKETLTQTLDVIQCRHPRLNSQIIPFNNSLSFQNQGKAEIALRVVKQSNNEQWQEVVYDEMNKEIDSSKGLLRVVLVHLVGDEHITYLITTIHHAIADGLSSIRLHSEILTCCQKIVSGEPIHPVTSLTPLPPIEELMPEWTKGFRGKINSIIFLLQLGFQKIWNQPKALGFHKYVCITKRSCNIIHRQLDQDLTQKFVNHCRQENTTVHSALCAVLMFTIARKIIKGNRKDVRVNCLSYFDLRRYFEPAISDNHMAVLASSIMGFHTIHRNMSIWELAREVKQKLEFSKKSGELFKMILIAKHLIDFCFIFPKQVAATVSVSNIGKVNVPTTYGEFELEEISFAASNALYAGIFVIHISTFQGKMLLNFVFSQPSIDQNDMEILVNNVMSHIFDICNLSMDYLFTFD; encoded by the coding sequence ATGATTTACAATAGAAAACTGGGACGCCTTGAGCAAGCTATGGAAATCTTAAATAGCCGTGCTAAAACCTGGAATATAGTAACTATTAGCCGCATCAAGGGCTATATCTGCAAGGAAACTTTAACACAGACTTTAGACGTGATTCAGTGTCGTCACCCACGTCTAAATTCTCAAATTATTCCTTTTAATAATAGTCTCAGCTTTCAAAATCAAGGAAAAGCAGAGATTGCTTTACGTGTTGTCAAGCAGTCAAATAATGAGCAGTGGCAAGAAGTTGTTTATGATGAGATGAACAAAGAAATTGATAGTAGCAAAGGACTGCTACGAGTTGTTCTTGTTCATCTCGTGGGTGATGAGCATATAACTTACTTAATTACAACAATACACCATGCGATCGCAGATGGTTTATCATCCATCCGACTTCACTCAGAAATTTTGACTTGTTGTCAGAAAATTGTATCCGGTGAACCAATTCACCCAGTTACTAGCTTAACTCCACTTCCACCCATCGAAGAACTAATGCCCGAATGGACTAAGGGGTTCAGAGGAAAGATAAACAGCATTATCTTTTTGTTGCAGCTTGGGTTCCAAAAAATCTGGAATCAACCAAAAGCATTAGGTTTTCACAAGTATGTATGCATTACAAAGCGTAGTTGTAATATTATCCACAGACAACTTGACCAAGACTTAACCCAAAAATTTGTCAATCATTGTCGGCAAGAGAATACAACAGTACATAGTGCTTTATGTGCTGTACTTATGTTTACAATAGCCAGAAAAATAATTAAAGGTAATAGAAAAGATGTACGAGTAAACTGCCTATCATATTTTGATTTGAGGAGATATTTTGAACCAGCAATCAGTGATAATCACATGGCTGTATTAGCCTCCTCTATTATGGGATTTCATACTATACACAGAAACATGTCCATTTGGGAATTAGCTCGTGAGGTGAAACAAAAACTTGAATTTAGTAAAAAGTCTGGCGAACTTTTTAAAATGATTTTGATTGCCAAGCACCTCATAGATTTTTGTTTTATCTTCCCCAAGCAAGTAGCTGCCACAGTGTCTGTTTCTAATATTGGTAAGGTAAATGTGCCCACAACTTACGGTGAGTTTGAACTAGAAGAAATCAGTTTTGCTGCTTCTAATGCATTGTATGCTGGTATTTTTGTTATCCATATTTCAACTTTTCAAGGAAAAATGCTGCTAAATTTTGTATTTTCTCAACCTTCTATCGATCAGAATGATATGGAAATTCTTGTAAATAATGTTATGTCACACATATTTGATATCTGCAATTTAAGCATGGATTATCTATTCACATTTGATTAA
- a CDS encoding phosphopantetheine-binding protein, producing the protein MSQSTPETTKKQSYSAEEIQVWLVSHIAEQLGVEAKDIDVSQPLDSYGLESAQAMFLVSKAEKLFGFELSPILLWHYPTIETLSQRLAEESKASQSEIFEI; encoded by the coding sequence ATGAGTCAGTCTACTCCTGAGACAACTAAAAAGCAGTCTTATAGCGCAGAAGAAATTCAAGTTTGGTTAGTATCTCATATTGCAGAGCAGTTAGGAGTTGAAGCCAAAGATATAGATGTAAGTCAACCTTTAGATAGTTACGGGTTAGAGTCAGCGCAGGCAATGTTTCTTGTTAGCAAAGCGGAAAAGTTGTTTGGTTTTGAGCTATCTCCAATCTTATTATGGCATTACCCAACTATTGAAACCCTATCCCAGCGTTTAGCCGAAGAATCTAAAGCTTCGCAATCGGAGATTTTTGAGATTTGA
- a CDS encoding 2Fe-2S iron-sulfur cluster-binding protein, which yields MLVSINFEDDQKTLQVEANQRLTKICDEHPSSILFGCRCVACGTCLIEVVSGMENLTPVMDEERILLDVLAPDNPNIRLACQCIVQGDIRIRVAD from the coding sequence ATGTTAGTATCTATTAATTTTGAAGATGACCAAAAAACACTTCAAGTTGAAGCAAACCAACGCTTAACTAAGATTTGTGATGAACATCCTAGTTCAATTTTATTTGGTTGTCGTTGTGTTGCTTGCGGAACCTGCCTCATAGAAGTTGTAAGTGGGATGGAAAATCTAACTCCTGTGATGGATGAGGAGCGGATTTTACTTGATGTGTTAGCTCCAGATAATCCCAATATTCGCCTAGCCTGTCAATGCATAGTGCAGGGTGATATTCGCATTCGGGTGGCTGATTAA
- a CDS encoding PfaD family polyunsaturated fatty acid/polyketide biosynthesis protein translates to MIGADNMVNNNGSYIKASDFIYHQNQVWQGILDSVSFDEKGIKAKLLTLEKPCYIIRLQGKIGATNEGYLYPYNPEKSGQAEILITVPPLSTQQLGDPNFLSFYGVKYAYATGAMAQGIASEELVIALGKKRILSSFGAGGLSPARVEAAINRIQQALPQGPYAFNLLHSPSEPAIERGVVDLYLKYQVRTIEASAFLDLTDNIVYYRAAGLSLNAANQIEIKNKIIAKISRREVAIKFLQPAPTKILKQLVEQGLISELQATLAEKIPVADDITVEADSGGHTDNRPLVCLLPSILELRDEIQRKFSYQKPVRVGVAGGIATPQSALAAFMMGAAYVVTGSINQSCIEAGTSQHTKQLLAQAEMADVMMAPAADMFEMGVKLQVLKRGTLFPLRAQKLFELYKNYDSIENIPLGEKEKLEKQVFKNSLEAVWEETVNYLSQRNPDKLAKAINNPKLKMALIFRWYLGLSSRWSNLGEKGREMDYQIWCGPAMGSFNDWVRGSYLSESNNRQVVDVANHIMTGAAFLYRMQSLKIQGLQMPAYYSEYRPVTFN, encoded by the coding sequence ATGATTGGCGCAGATAATATGGTAAATAACAATGGTAGCTACATTAAAGCATCAGACTTTATTTACCACCAGAATCAAGTTTGGCAAGGTATTTTAGATTCTGTATCTTTTGATGAAAAAGGTATTAAAGCTAAATTGCTAACTTTAGAAAAACCTTGTTATATTATTAGACTCCAAGGAAAAATTGGTGCGACCAACGAAGGTTATTTATATCCTTACAACCCAGAAAAATCTGGACAAGCGGAAATATTAATAACTGTTCCACCTCTATCAACTCAACAATTAGGCGATCCAAATTTTCTCAGCTTTTATGGTGTAAAATACGCTTATGCCACAGGCGCAATGGCTCAAGGAATTGCTTCTGAAGAACTAGTAATTGCCCTTGGTAAAAAGAGAATCTTAAGTTCATTTGGTGCTGGTGGCTTATCTCCTGCTCGCGTCGAAGCAGCCATTAACCGTATTCAACAAGCTTTACCCCAAGGGCCTTACGCATTTAACTTACTTCACAGTCCCAGTGAACCTGCTATTGAACGCGGTGTTGTTGATTTGTATCTTAAATATCAGGTGAGAACAATCGAAGCTTCCGCCTTTCTCGATTTGACTGACAACATTGTTTACTACCGCGCTGCTGGACTTAGTTTGAATGCAGCCAATCAAATCGAAATCAAAAATAAAATTATTGCCAAAATTTCTCGGAGAGAAGTTGCAATCAAATTTCTGCAACCTGCTCCCACAAAAATTTTGAAACAATTAGTTGAGCAAGGTCTTATTAGTGAATTACAAGCAACCCTAGCTGAAAAAATTCCTGTAGCTGACGATATTACTGTCGAAGCTGATTCTGGTGGTCATACAGATAATCGTCCTTTGGTTTGTCTCTTACCTTCCATCTTGGAATTGAGAGATGAAATTCAAAGAAAATTCTCTTATCAAAAACCTGTCAGAGTCGGAGTAGCAGGAGGTATTGCTACACCACAATCAGCATTAGCTGCCTTTATGATGGGGGCTGCTTATGTTGTGACTGGCTCAATTAACCAGTCTTGTATTGAAGCTGGAACTTCTCAACATACTAAACAATTATTGGCTCAAGCCGAGATGGCTGATGTGATGATGGCTCCGGCTGCAGATATGTTTGAAATGGGGGTAAAACTCCAAGTTCTCAAACGAGGAACTCTGTTTCCTTTACGGGCACAAAAATTGTTTGAGTTATACAAAAACTATGACTCAATTGAAAATATTCCACTTGGAGAAAAAGAGAAATTAGAAAAACAAGTTTTCAAGAATAGCTTGGAAGCAGTTTGGGAGGAGACAGTTAATTATTTATCTCAACGTAATCCAGATAAATTAGCCAAAGCTATTAATAATCCCAAACTGAAGATGGCTCTAATTTTTCGATGGTATCTGGGATTATCATCGCGTTGGTCTAACTTGGGGGAAAAAGGCAGAGAAATGGATTATCAAATCTGGTGTGGCCCAGCTATGGGCAGCTTCAATGACTGGGTTAGAGGTTCTTACTTATCTGAATCAAATAATCGCCAGGTGGTTGATGTTGCTAACCATATTATGACCGGAGCGGCATTTTTATACCGAATGCAAAGTTTAAAAATTCAGGGCTTACAAATGCCAGCTTATTACAGTGAATATCGCCCAGTTACTTTTAATTAA
- a CDS encoding type I polyketide synthase, whose translation MEEFAKNKTPKIAIVGMDCYLGGGCKGLDAFERSIYEGTQHFISIPPQQCLQENLLKNYGFIDGILPLGAYIKDFKIDPLPLEISPEKVDNFNLQELLMLQVADNALKDAALPQGTRIAIIIATAKELTLDQLSKTEQLEFIDKDSESPSYIENGLADYISKLWNFAGPAFTLIAKQNTVFKALELAQKLLEIKEVDAVLVGAIELVGDGASILQRNQITKVNTGVNTLSYDQNTNGWTIGEGAAAVVLKLHETAKQENNRIYATIDALSLVENSRNSVPIAPYPQRGPRVPQSLNSETVTQVCQQAFHRADIQPKDINYLEVVGSGISQQDESEIQGLLTAYRTLEPNLTCAIGSVKANIGHTYAASAIVSLVKTALCLYHRYIPAVPQWSGPKTPEIWQDSPFYVASESKPWFLEKGATKRIAAINGMEIDGSYAHLILSEEPNQKNHSSRYLEQMPYHVFAIAADDQSTLLDEIHTLGQTIQSSSSLSDVARQTFTAFQQRQQATYAVAILGHNRDELQREIQHSLKGIANAFETGKDWQSPLGSYFTAKPLGQRSKVAFVYPGAFSAYIGLGRNLFRLFPQLYDDPLIRSIYNRVANVEKLIYPRSLEKLSNRQLEALEQRLLKDSVAVLESEMACAGLMTAILKNYFQIKPQSAFGYSLGEISMMLAQGIWTEFQEGSEGFNSSSLLKTRLSGPKNAVREYWRLPQGQNEQGEDFWRNYILMCPVSRVQEAIKDEKHVYLPLINTTEEVAIAGEIQACQRVINNLNCDAFSAPFTHVIHCEAMRSEYDELVRLNTLPTQNVPETIFYSAAEYKPIDLDSHSIAHNIAQNLCQQLNFPQLINRVYEDGFKIFIEVGAGSNCSRWIDKTLNAKEHVTVSLNKRGVEDHTSIIKALAKLLSYRVDLDLSPLYSQEPENSIPSQYNLRITTLDSSKTSYTSLKNKNQENTQDISFKYSIKTVNQQQYQLLELKEFAQMNSSFIPSPTKSFENASANLTTLQKEANLKKVSEPTQLLLQERNETVEKLEVSENWVTEQENNLTSSLTTYNVVDEPNLLNLHSPYYQKLSENASCMTRAHAVFLQARQESLKQISSIIQLQIACYQKLFE comes from the coding sequence ATGGAAGAATTTGCAAAAAATAAAACTCCTAAAATAGCGATAGTGGGAATGGATTGCTATTTAGGTGGCGGTTGCAAGGGATTGGATGCCTTTGAACGCAGTATTTATGAGGGAACTCAGCATTTTATTTCCATACCTCCTCAGCAATGCTTACAAGAAAATTTGCTGAAAAACTATGGTTTTATCGATGGTATATTACCATTAGGCGCATACATCAAAGATTTTAAAATTGATCCTTTACCTTTGGAAATATCGCCAGAAAAAGTAGACAATTTTAACCTTCAAGAACTGTTAATGCTTCAGGTAGCTGATAACGCTCTCAAAGATGCGGCGCTTCCTCAAGGGACAAGAATAGCAATAATAATTGCCACTGCTAAAGAACTGACTCTAGATCAACTTTCCAAAACAGAGCAGTTGGAATTTATCGATAAAGACAGTGAATCTCCAAGTTATATCGAAAACGGACTGGCCGATTATATTTCCAAATTATGGAATTTTGCTGGCCCTGCATTCACATTAATTGCCAAACAAAATACTGTTTTCAAAGCTTTAGAGCTTGCACAAAAGCTACTTGAAATTAAAGAAGTAGATGCTGTTTTGGTCGGTGCGATCGAGCTTGTTGGAGATGGCGCTAGTATTTTACAACGAAATCAAATTACAAAAGTCAACACAGGCGTAAATACTCTCAGTTACGATCAGAATACCAATGGCTGGACAATCGGCGAGGGTGCGGCGGCTGTAGTTTTGAAGCTGCACGAAACAGCAAAACAAGAAAACAATCGCATATATGCAACGATTGACGCTCTCAGTCTCGTAGAAAACTCAAGAAATAGCGTCCCCATTGCCCCTTATCCCCAGAGGGGGCCCCGAGTTCCCCAATCCCTAAATTCCGAAACGGTAACACAAGTTTGTCAACAGGCTTTTCATCGTGCAGATATTCAACCAAAAGATATCAACTATTTAGAAGTTGTTGGTAGTGGAATTTCCCAGCAAGATGAGTCAGAAATTCAAGGTTTGCTCACAGCTTATCGCACATTGGAACCAAATTTAACTTGTGCGATCGGTAGTGTCAAAGCTAATATCGGTCATACTTATGCGGCATCGGCAATAGTTAGTCTGGTTAAAACAGCACTTTGCTTATATCACCGCTACATTCCCGCAGTTCCTCAATGGTCTGGCCCCAAAACGCCAGAGATTTGGCAAGATAGTCCCTTTTATGTGGCTTCAGAATCAAAACCCTGGTTTTTAGAAAAAGGAGCCACTAAAAGAATAGCTGCAATTAACGGGATGGAGATAGATGGCAGTTATGCACATTTAATTTTGTCAGAGGAACCAAATCAGAAAAATCACAGCAGCAGATATTTAGAGCAAATGCCTTATCATGTATTTGCGATCGCAGCTGATGATCAATCAACTCTATTAGACGAAATCCACACACTTGGGCAAACGATTCAAAGTTCTTCTTCCCTATCTGATGTTGCTAGGCAGACTTTTACAGCTTTTCAACAGCGTCAACAGGCAACTTATGCAGTAGCAATTCTCGGACATAACCGAGATGAATTGCAACGAGAAATTCAGCACTCCCTCAAGGGTATTGCCAATGCCTTCGAGACAGGGAAAGACTGGCAAAGTCCTCTCGGCAGCTATTTTACAGCAAAACCGTTGGGTCAAAGAAGTAAAGTTGCTTTCGTTTACCCAGGTGCCTTTAGTGCTTATATCGGATTAGGTCGGAATCTGTTTCGCTTGTTTCCTCAACTTTACGATGATCCGCTCATCAGAAGCATCTACAATCGTGTTGCCAACGTCGAAAAACTTATTTATCCTCGAAGCTTAGAAAAATTGTCAAACAGGCAATTAGAAGCCCTGGAACAGCGATTGCTCAAAGATTCAGTAGCAGTACTTGAATCAGAAATGGCCTGTGCTGGACTCATGACAGCAATTCTGAAAAATTATTTTCAAATCAAGCCTCAATCTGCTTTTGGTTATAGCTTGGGCGAAATTAGCATGATGTTGGCTCAAGGTATCTGGACTGAGTTTCAAGAAGGTAGCGAGGGTTTTAACTCATCATCTCTATTGAAGACAAGGCTATCTGGCCCCAAAAATGCTGTGCGCGAGTATTGGAGATTACCTCAAGGACAGAATGAGCAAGGCGAAGATTTTTGGCGCAACTATATTCTGATGTGTCCAGTATCGCGGGTTCAGGAAGCAATCAAAGATGAAAAGCACGTCTACTTACCCTTAATTAATACTACAGAAGAAGTTGCGATCGCTGGTGAAATCCAAGCCTGTCAACGGGTGATTAATAATCTAAATTGTGATGCTTTTTCTGCTCCCTTTACCCATGTCATTCATTGCGAAGCAATGCGCTCTGAGTACGATGAACTTGTGAGATTAAATACATTACCTACTCAAAACGTACCAGAGACTATTTTTTATTCCGCAGCCGAGTATAAACCCATTGACCTTGACAGCCATTCTATTGCTCACAACATTGCTCAAAACCTCTGTCAACAGCTTAATTTTCCTCAGTTAATTAACCGCGTCTATGAAGACGGTTTCAAAATATTTATCGAAGTAGGCGCAGGTAGTAACTGCTCCCGATGGATTGATAAAACCCTGAATGCAAAAGAACACGTCACAGTGTCTCTTAATAAAAGAGGTGTAGAGGATCATACTTCTATTATCAAAGCTTTAGCAAAACTTCTTAGTTATCGGGTTGACTTAGATTTATCACCACTATATTCTCAAGAACCGGAAAATTCTATTCCAAGCCAGTATAACCTGAGAATTACCACCTTAGATAGTAGCAAGACTAGTTACACATCTTTGAAAAATAAAAACCAAGAAAATACTCAAGATATATCTTTTAAATATTCAATCAAAACCGTTAATCAACAGCAATATCAACTATTAGAATTAAAGGAATTTGCCCAGATGAACTCTTCTTTTATTCCAAGTCCAACTAAAAGCTTTGAAAATGCCTCTGCAAATCTAACAACTCTCCAAAAAGAAGCTAATCTAAAAAAAGTCAGCGAACCTACTCAGTTATTACTACAAGAGCGAAATGAAACTGTAGAAAAATTAGAAGTTAGCGAAAACTGGGTAACAGAACAGGAAAATAATCTGACTTCTAGTTTGACAACTTATAATGTTGTTGACGAACCGAATTTGTTAAATTTACATAGCCCTTACTATCAAAAGCTAAGTGAAAATGCGTCCTGCATGACCAGAGCACATGCTGTTTTTTTACAGGCGCGACAAGAGTCACTAAAACAAATTAGTAGCATAATTCAGTTGCAAATAGCTTGTTACCAGAAGTTATTTGAATAA